In Phoenix dactylifera cultivar Barhee BC4 chromosome 11, palm_55x_up_171113_PBpolish2nd_filt_p, whole genome shotgun sequence, the following are encoded in one genomic region:
- the LOC103708332 gene encoding abscisic acid receptor PYL8-like — translation MLGERGRGGDTAVAAGGRWSDEMSGHGCRQMEAEFVRRHHRHQPTENQCSSTLVKHIKAPVHLVWSLVRRFDQPQKYKPFVSRCVVQGDLEIGSVREVNVKSGLPATTSTERLELLDDNEHILGIKIVGGDHRLRNYSSVTTVHPEVIDGRPGTLVIESFVVDVPDGNTKDETCYFVEALIKCNLKSLANVSERLAERHASN, via the exons ATGcttggggagagagggaggggcggGGATACGGCGGTGGCGGCGGGCGGGCGGTGGTCCGACGAGATGAGTGGCCATGGATGCAGGCAGATGGAGGCCGAGTTCGTGAGGCGGCACCACCGCCACCAGCCGACAGAGAACCAGTGCAGCTCCACACTCGTCAAGCACATCAAGGCCCCCGTCCATCTC GTGTGGTCGCTGGTGAGGAGATTCGATCAGCCGCAGAAATACAAGCCCTTTGTGAGCAGATGTGTGGTGCAGGGTGATCTGGAGATCGGGAGTGTTCGAGAAGTCAATGTCAAGTCAGGGCTCCCGGCCACCACCAGCACAGAGCGTTTGGAACTCCTTGATGACAACGAACACATCCTTGGCATCAAGATTGTTGGAGGAGATCATAGACTCAGG AATTACTCTTCTGTTACAACAGTCCACCCTGAGGTAATTGACGGGAGACCAGGGACTCTGGTAATCGAGTCATTCGTGGTCGACGTGCCCGATGGGAACACCAAGGATGAGACATGCTACTTTGTGGAGGCCTTGATCAAATGCAACCTCAAATCTTTGGCGAATGTGTCCGAGCGGCTGGCAGAACGTCACGCAAGCAATTGA